A genomic stretch from Verrucomicrobiia bacterium includes:
- the treZ gene encoding malto-oligosyltrehalose trehalohydrolase: protein MSSKSSRDLPPRPVNPAWRHGLQVSCDGVLYRLWSPQTSAVNVLLNGRQRRLPMRKNGAGWFEILDAQGKAGDLYEFELEGKTILPDVASRFQPRGVKGPSQVIEGESFFWNDENWQRPSLADLIIYELHLGTFTSEGTFVSAIDRLKQVRDLGVNAIELMPVGEFPGERNWGYDVVLPFAPAHSYGTPDDLRRLVEAAHGLGLAVILDVVYNHVCGEPNILERTSPQYFHKKNSNAWGGSLNFDGENSEAVREFFIQNAEYWLEEFHVDGLRLDATHAIQDDSPTHILTEIAAAVRRRGGFVIAEDDRNEARLLRPVGEEGLGLDAAWADDFHHVMKMKLKPEPIGHFASYAGSLDELKDTIEHGWLFRGQEFRQWKKPRGTDAIDRLPQQFVYCLSNHDQTGNRPMGERLNHLVDARAYRAASMFFLLLPFTPMLFMGQEWAAETPFVFFSDHGGEFGAGVSKGRLREFQNFGSQWPAEMIARMPDPEDPSAFQQSKLNWRELETQPHQRVLALYRECLRLRKADPVLHERERSNWKVWTESDCVFLKYGLKPGPSRLLIAHFGEGAEATIEKGWRLKLSSGERRFDGQGENIFDIAANASKFTGPATILLEREL from the coding sequence ATGAGCAGCAAAAGCAGTAGAGACTTGCCGCCGCGTCCGGTGAATCCCGCGTGGCGACACGGCCTGCAGGTCAGCTGTGACGGAGTTCTGTACCGGTTGTGGAGTCCGCAAACCTCAGCGGTAAACGTGCTTTTGAACGGAAGGCAACGGCGTTTGCCGATGCGGAAAAATGGGGCGGGCTGGTTTGAAATATTGGATGCGCAAGGCAAAGCCGGGGATCTCTACGAATTTGAATTGGAGGGAAAAACTATTTTGCCGGATGTGGCGTCGCGTTTTCAACCTCGCGGAGTTAAGGGACCATCGCAAGTAATCGAAGGTGAAAGTTTTTTTTGGAACGATGAAAACTGGCAGCGACCGAGTTTGGCGGACTTGATTATTTACGAGTTGCACCTGGGGACCTTTACGAGCGAAGGGACGTTTGTTTCGGCCATTGACCGGTTGAAACAGGTGCGTGACCTGGGCGTGAACGCGATTGAACTGATGCCGGTCGGTGAATTTCCGGGAGAAAGAAATTGGGGGTATGACGTGGTGCTGCCCTTCGCGCCCGCACACAGTTACGGGACGCCGGATGATCTGCGGCGATTGGTGGAGGCGGCGCATGGGCTGGGATTGGCCGTCATCCTGGACGTGGTTTACAACCACGTCTGCGGCGAGCCGAATATTTTGGAGAGGACCAGCCCGCAATATTTTCACAAAAAAAATAGCAATGCCTGGGGCGGCTCGCTGAATTTTGATGGCGAAAACTCTGAAGCCGTGCGCGAATTTTTTATTCAAAACGCGGAATATTGGTTGGAGGAATTTCACGTGGACGGGCTGCGGCTCGACGCCACCCACGCGATTCAGGACGATTCGCCCACGCATATCCTGACCGAGATTGCGGCGGCGGTGCGTCGGCGCGGGGGCTTTGTCATTGCCGAAGATGATCGAAATGAGGCACGGCTGCTGCGGCCTGTTGGCGAAGAAGGACTGGGATTGGATGCCGCGTGGGCCGATGACTTTCATCATGTGATGAAAATGAAATTGAAGCCGGAACCCATCGGGCATTTCGCCAGCTATGCCGGAAGCCTGGACGAATTGAAAGATACGATTGAACATGGGTGGCTGTTTCGCGGGCAGGAATTTCGCCAGTGGAAAAAACCGCGCGGCACAGATGCTATTGATCGGCTGCCGCAACAATTTGTTTATTGTTTAAGCAATCATGACCAGACTGGCAACCGGCCGATGGGCGAGCGGTTGAATCATTTAGTTGACGCGCGGGCTTACCGGGCGGCCTCCATGTTTTTTCTGCTGCTGCCGTTCACGCCCATGTTATTCATGGGACAGGAATGGGCGGCGGAAACACCGTTTGTATTTTTCTCCGATCATGGCGGAGAATTCGGCGCGGGCGTGAGCAAAGGACGGCTGCGCGAATTTCAGAATTTCGGATCGCAATGGCCAGCAGAGATGATCGCGCGGATGCCCGATCCCGAAGACCCGTCCGCGTTTCAACAAAGCAAATTGAATTGGCGCGAATTGGAAACTCAGCCTCATCAAAGGGTGCTCGCTCTTTATCGCGAATGTTTGCGCCTGCGGAAAGCAGATCCAGTTTTACACGAACGTGAGCGGAGCAACTGGAAAGTCTGGACGGAGAGCGATTGTGTTTTTTTGAAGTATGGATTGAAACCGGGGCCATCGCGGTTACTGATCGCGCATTTTGGCGAAGGCGCTGAAGCCACGATTGAGAAAGGCTGGCGATTAAAGTTGTCCAGCGGGGAGCGGCGTTTCGACGGGCAAGGCGAAAACATTTTTGATATAGCGGCGAACGCGAGCAAGTTTACCGGGCCGGCGACGATTTTGTTGGAGCGGGAATTGTGA
- a CDS encoding DUF6655 family protein, translated as MGSAWAGTKHLLRFPFYLSLFGLCGCYTAKISEPPRTAIEQLLLSHASDEAMMDVDLKWASGRKVFIEEKYFDSVDKLYAISLIRQHFSDAGALLMATNNQADVIVEIRSGGLGMNTSETLIGIPTLTIPVPLSGPLQTPEIAFYKSQKADSIGKFALFAYLRETGAHVQSLDATSGYGHFHLYKVFGVAWRHTDVPQLKKGVDKEKDPWLIKSK; from the coding sequence ATGGGTTCCGCCTGGGCCGGAACAAAACATCTTCTTCGTTTTCCATTTTATCTGTCTCTTTTTGGGCTATGCGGTTGTTACACCGCCAAAATTTCTGAACCACCGCGCACCGCCATTGAGCAACTGCTCCTCAGCCACGCCTCGGATGAAGCGATGATGGATGTGGACCTCAAATGGGCCAGTGGCCGGAAAGTTTTCATCGAGGAAAAATATTTTGACAGCGTGGACAAGCTCTATGCCATCAGCCTTATCCGCCAGCATTTTTCCGACGCCGGCGCCCTGCTCATGGCCACCAATAACCAGGCAGACGTGATTGTGGAAATCCGCAGCGGCGGCCTCGGCATGAATACTTCCGAAACGCTGATCGGCATCCCCACGCTCACCATTCCCGTTCCGCTTTCTGGGCCGCTGCAAACTCCCGAGATCGCTTTTTACAAAAGTCAGAAGGCGGATTCGATCGGCAAATTCGCTTTGTTCGCCTACCTCCGCGAAACCGGCGCGCACGTCCAATCTTTGGATGCCACATCCGGTTACGGCCACTTCCATTTGTATAAAGTCTTTGGCGTGGCTTGGCGTCACACGGACGTTCCCCAACTTAAAAAAGGCGTGGACAAGGAAAAAGATCCCTGGCTGATAAAATCTAAATGA
- a CDS encoding thiamine pyrophosphate-requiring protein, with translation MSDTCSDFLIERLHQWGIRRIFGYPGDGINGIMGALQRAEKSSHPMEFIQARHEEMAAFMACGHAKFTREVGVCLATSGPGAIHLLNGLYDAKMDHTPVLAIVGQSSRQALGGSYQQEVDLTSLFKDVAGEYMQQASHPAQIRHLVDRAVRIAKAERTVTCLIIPNDLQEEKAIREPAHLHHTIHSGIGHAKSRVIPADDELRRAAGILNEGQRVAILVGAGALDAGGQVIEAANLLGAGVAKALLGRAVLPDALPFVTGAIGLLGTKPSWNLMNDCDTLLMIGTSFPYSEFLPSEGQARCVQIDIDPRMLSLRYPADVCLAGDAVESLNALIPLLKQKSDQTWREKIEKDVAEWWKVLEARAMNAAKPLNPQRVFWELSPHLPDRCILTADSGSAANWFARDLKLRTGMMASLSGNLATMGPGVPYAIAAKFAFPDRVAIAFVGDGAMQMNGSSELVTVAKYWKQWRDPRLIVLVLNNRDLNLVTWEQRILSGDPKYIASQELPDFPYATHAESLGLKGIRLNQPESVEAAWKEALASDRPVVIDAHTDPEVPPLPPHITWAQARNFMGSILKGDIHSRRMIWQSVKDMAESVLPHKN, from the coding sequence ATGAGCGATACGTGCAGCGATTTTTTGATTGAGCGGTTGCATCAATGGGGGATTCGCCGAATTTTCGGTTATCCCGGAGACGGCATCAACGGAATCATGGGCGCCCTGCAACGCGCGGAGAAAAGTTCCCACCCGATGGAATTCATTCAGGCGCGCCATGAAGAGATGGCTGCCTTTATGGCGTGCGGTCACGCCAAATTTACGCGCGAGGTCGGCGTCTGCCTCGCAACTTCCGGGCCGGGTGCGATCCACCTTCTCAACGGCTTGTACGATGCCAAAATGGATCATACGCCCGTGCTGGCCATCGTCGGCCAATCCTCGCGCCAGGCGTTGGGCGGAAGCTACCAGCAGGAAGTGGATTTGACGTCGCTGTTCAAGGATGTCGCGGGAGAATATATGCAGCAAGCCTCGCATCCGGCGCAAATCCGCCATTTGGTGGATCGAGCGGTGCGCATCGCCAAGGCGGAACGGACAGTCACGTGCCTGATTATTCCCAACGATCTTCAAGAGGAAAAAGCCATCAGGGAACCGGCGCATTTGCATCACACGATTCATTCCGGCATCGGCCACGCCAAGTCCCGCGTCATCCCCGCCGATGATGAATTACGCCGGGCGGCCGGCATTTTAAATGAAGGCCAGCGCGTTGCCATTTTGGTGGGCGCCGGCGCCCTGGACGCGGGCGGGCAAGTGATAGAAGCCGCCAATTTGCTGGGCGCGGGGGTGGCGAAGGCATTGCTGGGCCGCGCAGTTTTGCCGGATGCGTTGCCCTTCGTGACGGGCGCGATCGGTCTGCTCGGCACTAAACCCAGTTGGAACCTGATGAATGATTGCGACACGCTTTTGATGATCGGCACCAGTTTTCCTTACTCGGAATTTCTCCCGTCGGAAGGGCAGGCGCGCTGTGTGCAGATTGACATTGATCCGCGGATGTTGAGCCTGCGTTACCCCGCCGATGTCTGTTTGGCGGGAGATGCCGTGGAAAGTTTGAACGCGCTGATTCCTCTATTGAAACAAAAGTCAGACCAAACCTGGCGGGAAAAAATTGAAAAAGATGTCGCGGAATGGTGGAAAGTTCTCGAGGCGCGAGCCATGAATGCCGCCAAACCGCTCAATCCGCAACGGGTGTTTTGGGAATTGTCCCCGCATCTGCCGGACCGTTGCATTCTCACCGCCGATTCCGGTTCAGCGGCAAATTGGTTTGCCCGCGATCTTAAGCTCCGCACCGGCATGATGGCATCGCTTTCAGGAAATTTGGCCACGATGGGGCCGGGCGTACCCTACGCGATTGCCGCGAAGTTCGCCTTCCCTGATCGGGTGGCGATCGCTTTTGTCGGTGACGGCGCCATGCAGATGAATGGCAGCAGTGAACTGGTCACCGTCGCAAAATATTGGAAGCAATGGCGTGATCCGCGGCTCATCGTGCTCGTCCTGAACAATCGCGATTTGAACTTGGTCACTTGGGAGCAACGCATTTTAAGTGGCGACCCAAAATATATCGCCTCTCAGGAACTGCCTGATTTTCCTTACGCCACCCACGCCGAATCGCTCGGACTCAAGGGCATCCGGCTCAACCAGCCGGAATCGGTGGAAGCCGCCTGGAAAGAAGCACTGGCCTCCGACCGTCCGGTGGTGATTGACGCGCATACCGATCCCGAAGTGCCGCCGCTGCCGCCCCACATCACCTGGGCGCAGGCGCGAAATTTTATGGGCTCAATCTTGAAAGGCGACATTCATTCGCGGCGCATGATCTGGCAATCAGTCAAAGACATGGCCGAGAGCGTCCTGCCACATAAGAATTAA
- the glgX gene encoding glycogen debranching protein GlgX, whose translation MQPPKMDKIETDLLVGKPYPLGATWMNDGVNFALFSANAAGVDLCLFDTPDGKEEKRSIKIFHCTNQIWHVFVPGLKPGQCYGYRVHGPYEPEKGLRFNPSKLLLDPYAKAITGDVRWGEEMFPYRLGDPSADLSKNDFNNAACMPKSVVTDPRFDWENDALPNTPMGETIIYETHVKGFSKLWPALPEKIRGTYLGIGSEPAIAYFKKLGVTAIELLPVHHRMDSKHLIDKGLSDYWGYNSIGFFAPDSRFSSEGFLGEQVREFKTMVKNLHAAGLEVILDVVYNHTSEGNRMGPMLSFRGIDNLSYYRLSEDPRYNMDYTGTGNTLAVYQPNVLQMVMDSLRYWITEMHVDGFRFDLAAALARELQAVNHLSSFFDVIHQDPLISQVKLIAEPWDLGEDGYQVGKFPILWSEWNGKYRDTIRHYWKGDSGCLSDFANRFSGSADLYEATGRTPSASINFVTSHDGYTLADLVSYQETHNEANGEENRDGEKNNLSWNCGVEGPTEDEEINKLRRRQQRNFLATLFLSQGVPMLAGGDEYGRSQQGNNNAYCQDNEISWLNWEHGEHADRLTQFAAELAAFRKRHAAFRRLDFFRGQPVRGTNMHDVKWLNPTGRKMRDDEWNVDHNRCLGIFLSGYLMGINGKIIEDDFYLLCFNAHHEPVPFVLPAGVETEWEFVLDTADEKGFVRDRTPPKGQIILEGRSMMVLRLRPPAALERSTIMDRLLQSMDGEAKDAPANEQQKQ comes from the coding sequence ATGCAACCACCAAAAATGGATAAGATCGAAACCGATTTGCTCGTGGGAAAACCGTACCCGCTGGGGGCCACGTGGATGAACGATGGGGTAAATTTTGCGTTGTTTTCCGCCAACGCGGCGGGCGTGGATCTTTGCCTTTTCGACACTCCGGACGGCAAGGAGGAAAAGCGCTCGATCAAAATTTTTCATTGCACGAACCAGATCTGGCACGTTTTCGTGCCGGGTTTGAAGCCCGGGCAATGTTACGGCTATCGCGTTCACGGGCCTTACGAACCGGAGAAGGGTCTGCGATTCAATCCCTCCAAATTACTTTTGGATCCGTATGCGAAAGCGATTACCGGCGACGTTCGCTGGGGCGAAGAGATGTTTCCCTATCGCCTGGGCGACCCGTCCGCCGATCTTTCCAAAAACGATTTTAACAACGCGGCGTGCATGCCCAAATCGGTGGTCACTGACCCGCGGTTCGATTGGGAAAATGATGCGCTTCCCAACACCCCCATGGGCGAAACGATTATTTATGAAACTCATGTCAAAGGGTTCTCCAAACTCTGGCCGGCGCTTCCGGAAAAAATTCGCGGGACGTATCTGGGCATCGGCAGCGAGCCGGCGATTGCGTATTTCAAAAAACTCGGAGTGACGGCCATTGAGTTATTGCCCGTGCATCACCGCATGGATTCAAAACATTTGATTGATAAAGGGCTCTCGGATTACTGGGGTTACAATTCCATCGGCTTCTTTGCGCCGGACAGCCGATTTTCGAGCGAAGGTTTTCTCGGTGAGCAAGTGCGGGAATTCAAAACAATGGTGAAGAACCTGCACGCCGCCGGTTTGGAAGTGATCCTCGACGTGGTTTACAATCACACTTCCGAGGGAAATCGCATGGGGCCGATGCTTTCCTTCCGCGGCATTGATAACTTGAGTTATTACCGGCTGTCTGAAGATCCCCGTTACAACATGGATTACACCGGCACGGGAAACACGCTCGCGGTGTATCAGCCCAATGTTTTGCAGATGGTGATGGACAGCCTGCGGTATTGGATCACGGAGATGCACGTGGACGGTTTTCGTTTTGATTTGGCGGCAGCCCTCGCGCGCGAATTGCAGGCGGTGAATCATCTTTCCTCGTTTTTTGACGTGATCCATCAGGACCCGCTCATCTCGCAAGTCAAATTGATCGCGGAGCCGTGGGACCTCGGCGAGGACGGCTACCAAGTTGGTAAATTCCCCATCCTGTGGTCTGAGTGGAACGGAAAATATCGCGACACGATCCGGCATTATTGGAAGGGCGACAGCGGGTGTTTGAGCGATTTTGCGAACCGTTTCAGCGGCAGCGCGGATCTTTATGAGGCCACCGGGCGCACGCCATCCGCGAGCATCAATTTCGTGACGTCGCACGATGGCTATACGCTGGCGGACCTGGTCAGTTACCAGGAAACTCATAACGAGGCCAACGGTGAGGAAAATCGCGACGGCGAAAAAAATAATTTGAGTTGGAATTGTGGCGTGGAAGGGCCGACGGAAGATGAGGAAATAAACAAGTTGCGGCGCCGCCAGCAGCGAAATTTTCTGGCGACATTGTTTCTTTCCCAAGGCGTGCCGATGCTGGCGGGGGGCGACGAGTATGGCCGCAGCCAGCAAGGCAACAACAACGCCTACTGTCAGGATAACGAGATCAGTTGGTTGAATTGGGAACATGGCGAACATGCCGACCGGCTCACTCAATTCGCCGCTGAACTGGCTGCATTTCGGAAACGGCATGCGGCCTTTCGGCGGTTGGATTTCTTTCGCGGACAGCCGGTGCGCGGCACGAACATGCACGACGTCAAATGGCTGAACCCAACCGGGCGAAAAATGCGCGATGACGAGTGGAATGTGGATCACAACCGCTGTCTCGGTATTTTCCTCAGCGGCTATCTTATGGGCATCAATGGCAAGATCATTGAGGATGATTTTTACCTGCTGTGCTTTAATGCGCATCATGAGCCGGTTCCGTTCGTGCTTCCGGCGGGAGTGGAGACCGAATGGGAATTTGTTTTGGACACTGCCGATGAAAAAGGTTTTGTTCGCGATCGGACTCCGCCGAAGGGGCAGATCATTCTCGAAGGCCGTTCGATGATGGTGCTGCGCCTGCGTCCGCCGGCTGCGCTGGAACGCTCGACGATCATGGATCGTCTGTTACAAAGCATGGATGGCGAAGCAAAGGACGCGCCGGCCAATGAGCAGCAAAAGCAGTAG
- a CDS encoding Gfo/Idh/MocA family oxidoreductase, which produces MAERLRCAVIGTGGIGLDHLNWLSQCPRATVVAVAEIHPGRAREATERFKIARSYTDYRELLEQADIDAVTIALPNYLHAPVAIEALKARKHVFLEKPMATSAKEASRIIDTAMKMKRTLMVGQNLRFHRASQMAKLLIQRGDLGDIYHARAFWLRRSGIPRIGSWFTQKKYSGGGCGFDIGVHILDITFHLLGDFEAASVFGQTHSKFGPRGLGEFNWGKSEIDPGKPCDVEDSATAIIKMKSGRTINFEVSWAGHQPQDGREHGVDLLGTQGGLSLFPAKLYRNGASGYETIQLAGLKIPLPEDRFQHFVNCVLDNKKPLVTLEESLKVQQVLDAIYASSASGREVRFA; this is translated from the coding sequence ATGGCTGAGAGACTTCGGTGCGCGGTGATCGGAACTGGCGGAATCGGCTTGGACCACCTGAATTGGCTCTCCCAATGCCCGCGAGCCACGGTCGTCGCGGTGGCGGAAATCCATCCCGGCCGCGCCAGGGAAGCCACCGAGCGTTTCAAAATCGCCCGCAGCTATACCGACTATCGCGAGCTGCTCGAACAGGCGGACATTGATGCCGTCACCATCGCCCTGCCCAATTATCTTCACGCGCCTGTCGCCATCGAAGCCCTCAAGGCCCGCAAACATGTCTTCCTCGAAAAGCCCATGGCCACCAGCGCCAAAGAGGCATCCAGGATCATTGACACCGCCATGAAAATGAAGCGCACCCTCATGGTCGGTCAGAATTTGCGCTTCCACCGCGCCTCCCAAATGGCCAAGCTCCTCATCCAACGCGGCGACCTCGGCGACATCTATCACGCGCGCGCATTTTGGCTGCGGCGCAGCGGCATCCCGCGCATCGGCTCGTGGTTCACGCAGAAAAAATATTCCGGCGGCGGTTGCGGCTTCGATATCGGCGTCCACATCCTCGACATTACCTTCCATCTCCTGGGCGACTTCGAAGCCGCCAGCGTCTTCGGCCAAACCCACTCCAAATTCGGCCCGCGCGGCCTCGGCGAATTCAACTGGGGCAAAAGCGAAATTGATCCCGGCAAACCCTGCGACGTCGAAGACAGCGCCACCGCCATCATCAAAATGAAAAGCGGCCGCACCATCAATTTCGAAGTCAGTTGGGCCGGCCATCAACCCCAGGACGGACGCGAGCACGGCGTGGACCTCCTCGGCACCCAGGGCGGCCTTTCCCTCTTCCCCGCCAAACTCTATCGCAACGGCGCCAGCGGCTACGAAACCATCCAACTCGCCGGCCTCAAAATCCCTCTGCCCGAAGACCGATTCCAACACTTCGTCAACTGCGTCCTCGATAATAAAAAACCCCTCGTCACCCTCGAAGAATCCCTCAAGGTCCAGCAAGTCCTCGACGCCATCTACGCCTCCTCCGCCAGCGGTCGCGAAGTCCGCTTCGCCTGA
- the treY gene encoding malto-oligosyltrehalose synthase — MKTSMRIPGSTYRFQFNRGFTFEDARKLVNYLDELGITDLYASPIFTAPPESNHGYDVCDYNQINPVLGGSAGWLELSNELRKRGMGLMLDFVPNHMGAVPGLNYWWRDVLEHGLDSRYAKFFDVDWEALEGRILLPILEDELEKVLERGLFELTYENGRLGIKYREIILPLTPASEQRAWDALQAGIEPNRNAAVAAFNAGVKNSESRDWMRGLLAEQVYQLEYWRTGTRRANYRRFFEIDGLIGINVGLSEVFEAVHHLLGEFVKAGQVTGLRLDHIDGLADPAAYLERLQQFLKKIGGDEFYVVVEKILMGDEELPKDWPVAGTTGYEFGAAVTGVLVEGASEKNLSQIYEDFAGDKTTLEDVIVRSKRQVMGLALSKEVGILAALLEECAGGNMEGKELRAAVEAVLAVFPVYRTYMTPRTMVSPADRAVVETALALARKNSPNVTGKALDFLRKILLAEGETSPNETAELFRQRFQQFSGPIMAKSFEDTTFFVFNRLIALNEVGANPGRFGWEPTAFHAANSRRFQCSPHCMLTTSTHDTKLSEDARARVAGLSEIADEWKTFLQTAGKANEVFKADVNGKAAPDRNEEYLFYQVLLASWPLETLDQQTRSSYVERLQGHLLKALREAKIHTRWDEQNEAWEKAMSDFVSRVINEPSPEFTAKFAPLANQIAELGAMNSLAQTLLKLTSPGVPDIYQGNEGWQFALTDPDNRRPVDFEARQQFLKSLGTHPPAELLTNWRSGAIKLFLTRTVLRFRRKHPRLFESGDYVPLTFEGKFAENCIGFVRRAEGECAVVFAPRLTKKVGWPPIGEGWDSTKVNFAGLGETALVDLFTGRRFGDRTAAMAQVFGELPFAVLTTEAVI, encoded by the coding sequence GTGAAAACGTCCATGCGCATACCGGGATCAACTTATCGCTTCCAGTTCAATCGAGGATTCACCTTTGAGGACGCGCGAAAACTCGTGAACTACCTGGATGAACTGGGAATCACTGATTTGTATGCGTCGCCGATTTTCACCGCGCCGCCGGAAAGCAATCACGGATACGATGTCTGCGACTACAATCAGATCAATCCCGTGCTGGGCGGAAGCGCGGGGTGGCTTGAGTTAAGCAACGAATTGCGAAAGCGCGGCATGGGGTTGATGCTGGATTTTGTGCCGAACCACATGGGCGCGGTGCCGGGGTTGAACTACTGGTGGCGGGATGTTTTGGAGCACGGCCTGGATTCGCGTTACGCGAAATTTTTTGATGTGGATTGGGAGGCGTTGGAGGGGCGGATATTGCTGCCGATTCTGGAGGATGAATTGGAAAAAGTTTTGGAGAGGGGATTGTTTGAATTGACCTATGAAAATGGCCGCCTGGGAATCAAATATCGGGAAATAATTTTGCCGCTGACGCCGGCCAGCGAGCAACGGGCGTGGGACGCTTTGCAAGCCGGCATAGAACCCAATCGAAACGCGGCGGTTGCGGCCTTCAACGCGGGCGTCAAAAATTCCGAGAGCCGGGATTGGATGCGCGGACTTTTGGCGGAGCAAGTGTATCAGTTGGAATATTGGCGGACGGGAACGCGGCGGGCGAACTATCGCCGGTTTTTCGAGATAGATGGTTTGATCGGGATCAACGTCGGTTTGTCAGAAGTGTTCGAGGCGGTTCATCACTTGCTCGGAGAGTTTGTGAAAGCGGGACAAGTGACCGGCTTGCGGCTTGATCACATTGATGGGTTGGCGGACCCAGCGGCTTATCTGGAAAGGTTGCAGCAGTTCCTCAAAAAAATTGGCGGTGATGAATTTTATGTCGTAGTGGAAAAAATATTGATGGGCGACGAGGAATTGCCGAAAGACTGGCCGGTGGCGGGCACGACAGGATATGAATTTGGCGCCGCCGTAACGGGCGTGCTGGTGGAGGGCGCGTCCGAGAAAAATCTTTCCCAAATCTACGAAGATTTTGCTGGAGATAAAACGACGCTTGAGGATGTGATCGTGCGGAGCAAGCGGCAGGTGATGGGGCTGGCTTTGAGCAAGGAGGTCGGGATATTGGCTGCGCTTTTGGAGGAGTGTGCGGGAGGAAATATGGAGGGGAAGGAGTTGCGGGCAGCGGTGGAAGCTGTGCTGGCTGTTTTTCCAGTGTATCGAACTTACATGACACCGCGAACGATGGTGAGCCCCGCCGATCGGGCGGTGGTGGAAACTGCGTTAGCTCTGGCGCGGAAAAATTCGCCGAATGTGACTGGGAAGGCGCTGGATTTCTTACGAAAGATTTTGCTCGCGGAAGGTGAAACATCACCGAATGAAACGGCAGAATTATTTCGGCAGCGATTTCAGCAATTTTCCGGGCCGATCATGGCGAAAAGTTTTGAGGACACGACTTTTTTTGTGTTTAACCGGCTGATCGCGTTGAATGAAGTTGGCGCGAATCCCGGGCGATTCGGCTGGGAGCCAACTGCGTTTCACGCAGCGAACTCCAGGCGATTTCAATGCAGCCCACACTGCATGCTGACGACCTCAACGCATGACACCAAACTGAGCGAAGATGCCCGGGCACGGGTGGCGGGGCTGTCGGAAATCGCTGATGAATGGAAGACGTTTTTACAGACGGCCGGCAAAGCGAATGAAGTTTTCAAAGCGGATGTAAATGGAAAGGCGGCTCCGGATCGGAATGAGGAATATTTATTTTACCAGGTTTTATTGGCGAGCTGGCCGTTGGAAACATTAGACCAGCAAACGCGTTCGAGTTATGTCGAGCGCTTGCAAGGACACCTGTTGAAGGCATTGCGGGAAGCAAAAATCCATACGCGCTGGGATGAACAAAATGAGGCCTGGGAAAAGGCGATGAGCGATTTCGTAAGCCGCGTCATTAATGAACCATCGCCGGAATTCACCGCGAAGTTTGCGCCGCTGGCGAATCAGATCGCGGAACTTGGCGCAATGAATTCACTGGCGCAAACGCTTCTCAAGTTGACCTCGCCGGGTGTGCCAGACATCTATCAAGGCAACGAGGGTTGGCAATTTGCGCTGACGGATCCGGACAACCGAAGGCCGGTGGATTTTGAAGCGCGGCAGCAATTTTTGAAATCGCTGGGCACGCACCCGCCGGCGGAACTGCTCACGAATTGGCGCAGCGGCGCGATCAAATTATTTTTAACGCGAACAGTTTTAAGATTTCGCCGAAAACATCCGCGATTGTTTGAAAGCGGTGATTATGTGCCGCTGACTTTTGAGGGAAAGTTTGCGGAGAATTGCATTGGGTTTGTTCGCCGTGCGGAAGGTGAATGCGCCGTGGTGTTCGCGCCGCGATTAACCAAAAAAGTAGGATGGCCGCCAATCGGCGAGGGTTGGGATTCGACCAAGGTAAATTTTGCGGGGCTGGGAGAAACAGCGTTGGTTGATTTATTTACCGGCAGACGATTCGGCGATAGAACCGCCGCGATGGCGCAGGTGTTTGGCGAATTGCCCTTCGCGGTTTTGACGACGGAAGCGGTCATTTAG